One genomic region from Haloprofundus salinisoli encodes:
- a CDS encoding BolA family protein, giving the protein MDLSEIEQLIEASIEDAEATVSRPRSPDENHEDAHFAAVVVSPTFEGKSLVQQHQMVYDALGERMTTDIHAMEIKTYTPDEYDAR; this is encoded by the coding sequence ATGGATCTCAGCGAGATAGAGCAGCTCATCGAAGCCAGTATCGAGGACGCCGAGGCGACCGTATCGCGGCCGCGAAGCCCCGACGAGAACCACGAGGACGCCCACTTCGCGGCCGTCGTCGTCTCCCCGACGTTCGAGGGAAAGTCGCTCGTCCAGCAACATCAGATGGTGTACGACGCCCTCGGTGAGCGCATGACGACGGACATCCACGCGATGGAGATCAAGACGTACACGCCCGACGAGTACGACGCGCGGTAG